The following proteins are co-located in the Bacteroidota bacterium genome:
- the lat gene encoding L-lysine 6-transaminase, producing the protein MANATLRTAIRPEEVHRILARHILVDGFDLVLDLEGSHTPYLRDKRSGRDYLDFFTFFASSPLGLNHPKVVGDIEFLERLLRAALANPSNSDIYTEEYALFVDTFSRIAIPDFLPYAFFISGGTLAVENALKVAFDWKVRKNFAKGYRYEKGHQVLHFEQAFHGRSGYCLSLTNTDWRKTALFPKFDWPRVINPKITFPLTPERLEELEKRERLAIRQAKQHFYERKDDIAAIIIEPIQGEGGDNHFRREFFEQLRQLADENDALLIFDEVQTGVGLTGKFWAYEHFVKPDILVFGKKMQVCGILVSRRIDEIEEHVFRVSSRINSTWGGNLADMVRATKFLEIIEEDKLVENAAAVGAYLLERLHELQMEFPHLVSNARGRGLMCAIDLPNAELRQRFLEELKAEGLLMLPCGERSVRFRPPLCIGREQVDMGIGIIRAAMSRL; encoded by the coding sequence ATGGCCAACGCGACGCTTCGAACTGCGATAAGGCCCGAGGAAGTGCACCGGATCCTAGCCCGCCATATCCTGGTCGACGGGTTCGACTTAGTGCTCGATCTGGAGGGGAGTCATACCCCTTACTTGCGGGATAAACGCTCCGGGCGGGATTATTTGGATTTTTTTACCTTCTTCGCCTCCTCCCCCCTGGGCCTCAACCATCCGAAGGTGGTCGGAGACATTGAGTTTCTGGAACGGCTGCTCCGGGCGGCGTTGGCCAATCCTTCGAACTCGGACATCTACACCGAGGAATACGCCCTGTTTGTGGACACCTTTTCCCGGATCGCCATTCCGGACTTTCTGCCCTATGCCTTTTTCATCAGCGGGGGCACCTTGGCCGTGGAGAACGCCCTTAAGGTGGCCTTCGACTGGAAGGTGCGCAAGAACTTCGCCAAGGGCTACCGTTACGAGAAGGGGCATCAGGTGCTGCATTTTGAGCAGGCCTTTCACGGCCGATCGGGCTATTGCCTCTCTTTAACGAATACGGACTGGCGCAAAACGGCCCTCTTTCCCAAGTTCGACTGGCCCCGCGTGATCAACCCCAAGATCACCTTCCCGCTGACCCCAGAGCGACTTGAGGAGCTAGAAAAGCGTGAGCGCCTGGCGATCCGACAGGCCAAGCAGCATTTCTACGAGCGCAAGGACGATATAGCGGCCATTATCATCGAGCCCATTCAGGGTGAGGGCGGAGATAACCACTTCCGGCGGGAGTTTTTCGAACAGCTCCGGCAGCTAGCCGATGAGAACGACGCGCTGCTTATTTTTGATGAGGTCCAGACGGGCGTGGGCCTAACGGGAAAGTTCTGGGCCTATGAGCACTTCGTAAAGCCGGATATCTTGGTCTTCGGCAAGAAAATGCAGGTCTGCGGCATCCTGGTCTCGCGTCGCATCGATGAGATCGAAGAGCATGTCTTTCGGGTCTCAAGCCGCATCAACTCGACCTGGGGTGGCAACTTGGCCGATATGGTGCGGGCGACCAAGTTCCTTGAGATCATCGAAGAGGATAAGCTTGTGGAGAACGCCGCGGCGGTGGGAGCGTATCTGTTGGAGCGGCTCCATGAGCTGCAGATGGAGTTTCCGCATCTGGTCTCCAACGCGCGCGGTCGGGGCCTGATGTGCGCTATAGACCTGCCCAATGCGGAGCTGCGGCAGCGCTTTCTGGAGGAGCTAAAGGCCGAGGGCCTGCTTATGCTGCCCTGCGGGGAGCGCTCCGTGCGCTTTCGCCCTCCGCTTTGCATCGGGCGGGAACAAGTCGACATGGGCATCGGTATCATACGCGCGGCGATGTCAAGGCTATAG
- a CDS encoding glycosyltransferase has translation MYSSGKYITFLDDDDIFLPNHLSTLLRELEKGFKVVYSDSFRYVWNIFNGKEQIVDIKIPYRFDFDRDRLIIGNIAPVNCFAVDREFLVQHGLFNEDFHVLEDWDLWIRLSEKENFKHISVPTAVVNWRSNISGLTNTCAEEFARTREIIYKRSLEDIQKIEKDKIKKILYDFENIWSRDFVSSDGPLTSIIVLAHNNLSYTRQCIKAILSYTHPISYELIVVDNGSTDDTPQFMRLLAERHPEVRYIRLEENLGFAAGNNIGMAAARGRFLVLLNNDVVVTPGWLERLLLPAVADPQVGLVGPVTNRISGRQRLDAVPYDEESLEGLEAFAAERARWYAGRTVEVARLVGFCLLIRPELVERIGGLDTRFGIGNFEDDDYCLRARRAGFKAVMALDCFVHHHGSKTFQQLPIDYGALLLENWEKFKHKWGLPAELPYGELFPEPNDPFDPKRDYVPLTSPKRTLAGWVALTQEALKRNDLAMARQAAIEAIREHPDQPYAWLLEAVLARTEGRYGRALEAIERALSIQETPEALEELARICQAAGEPERAAEVLRYRAVRYPD, from the coding sequence ATGTATTCTTCGGGTAAGTATATTACCTTTTTAGATGATGATGATATATTTCTTCCTAATCATTTATCTACGCTTTTAAGAGAATTAGAAAAGGGATTTAAAGTTGTTTATTCAGATTCTTTTAGATATGTATGGAATATATTTAACGGGAAAGAGCAGATCGTCGATATTAAAATTCCATATAGATTTGATTTTGATAGAGATAGATTGATCATTGGCAATATAGCCCCCGTGAACTGCTTTGCCGTAGATAGAGAGTTTCTTGTTCAGCATGGTCTTTTTAATGAAGATTTTCATGTATTAGAAGACTGGGATTTGTGGATTAGATTATCTGAAAAGGAAAATTTTAAACATATATCTGTTCCAACTGCCGTTGTAAATTGGAGAAGTAACATATCAGGTTTAACAAATACTTGTGCGGAAGAATTTGCTCGTACTAGAGAAATAATATACAAAAGAAGTCTTGAAGATATACAGAAAATAGAAAAAGATAAGATAAAAAAAATATTGTACGATTTCGAAAATATATGGTCGCGAGACTTTGTTTCTTCCGATGGTCCATTGACCTCTATTATTGTTTTGGCCCATAACAATCTTAGCTACACTCGGCAATGTATTAAGGCCATATTATCGTATACTCATCCCATATCATATGAACTGATTGTCGTAGATAATGGGTCCACAGACGACACCCCGCAGTTTATGCGTCTTCTTGCGGAACGCCATCCTGAGGTGCGATACATCCGATTAGAAGAAAACCTGGGGTTTGCAGCCGGCAACAACATCGGTATGGCCGCTGCACGGGGGCGTTTCCTGGTCCTGCTGAACAACGACGTAGTGGTCACGCCGGGCTGGCTGGAGCGACTTCTGCTGCCGGCCGTAGCGGACCCCCAGGTGGGGCTCGTGGGCCCTGTGACCAACCGCATCTCGGGGCGTCAGCGCCTGGACGCCGTGCCTTATGATGAGGAAAGCCTCGAAGGGCTTGAGGCGTTCGCCGCTGAGCGCGCTCGCTGGTACGCAGGGCGCACAGTAGAGGTGGCTCGTCTGGTGGGCTTCTGCTTGCTCATTCGGCCAGAGCTCGTGGAGCGGATCGGCGGTCTGGATACGCGCTTCGGCATCGGCAACTTCGAGGATGACGACTACTGCCTGCGCGCTAGACGAGCGGGCTTCAAAGCGGTCATGGCCCTGGATTGCTTCGTGCACCATCATGGCAGCAAAACCTTCCAGCAGCTGCCGATAGATTACGGAGCGCTTCTGTTGGAGAACTGGGAAAAATTCAAACACAAATGGGGGCTTCCGGCTGAACTCCCCTACGGAGAGCTCTTCCCTGAGCCCAACGATCCGTTTGATCCCAAACGGGACTATGTGCCCCTGACTTCCCCGAAGCGAACCCTAGCGGGCTGGGTTGCACTTACCCAAGAGGCCCTGAAACGAAACGACCTCGCCATGGCGCGCCAGGCGGCCATAGAGGCCATCCGCGAGCATCCGGATCAGCCCTATGCCTGGCTTTTAGAGGCCGTGCTGGCTCGCACAGAGGGGCGCTACGGGCGGGCCTTAGAGGCCATAGAACGTGCCCTGAGCATACAGGAGACCCCCGAAGCCCTGGAAGAGTTGGCCCGCATCTGCCAGGCGGCCGGGGAACCGGAGCGCGCCGCCGAGGTGCTGCGCTATCGCGCAGTCCGTTATCCCGACTAG
- a CDS encoding mechanosensitive ion channel family protein, which translates to MPTGPTGQLVEALGRLLANQANGALLEKALWSLLLIALLAGCYQLARWAWLRRIQDMTARHRARKRLRVGLSVVGITLGLLIWAPFSGWLLTWLTIVAAALTIVLKEVILNLAGGVYIALSRPFELGDRIEIAGIRGDVVDIRPTRFTVLELGNWVEGEQSTGRLVHIPNGQLFTHPVHNATEGLEYLWHELTIICPFESDWQQARRLLEAIACEVSAPAVRAARTELERLSERYPIRMQKLEPFVYTEITPQGVKLTLRYLSPVRARRVTADEIQRRLLQALPEHPGVRLLGMAEPQGSMQTAR; encoded by the coding sequence ATGCCCACAGGACCCACCGGACAACTCGTAGAGGCGCTAGGGCGTCTCTTGGCCAACCAGGCGAATGGGGCGCTCCTGGAGAAGGCGCTCTGGAGTCTGCTTTTGATCGCGCTGCTTGCGGGCTGCTACCAACTGGCGCGCTGGGCTTGGTTGCGGCGCATCCAAGATATGACGGCTCGCCATCGCGCGCGCAAACGGCTTCGGGTGGGCCTGAGCGTCGTGGGCATTACGCTGGGGCTGCTTATTTGGGCGCCTTTTAGCGGATGGCTGCTTACGTGGCTCACGATCGTGGCCGCGGCGCTTACGATCGTGCTCAAGGAGGTCATCTTGAACCTAGCAGGCGGGGTCTACATCGCCCTCAGCAGGCCCTTTGAGCTCGGAGATCGGATCGAGATCGCGGGCATCCGAGGGGACGTGGTGGACATCCGACCTACTCGCTTTACGGTGCTTGAGCTCGGCAACTGGGTCGAAGGCGAGCAAAGCACCGGACGTTTGGTGCACATCCCCAATGGGCAGCTCTTTACGCATCCTGTGCACAACGCCACCGAAGGCCTGGAGTATCTTTGGCATGAGCTGACGATCATCTGTCCCTTTGAGAGCGACTGGCAGCAGGCCAGACGGTTGCTGGAGGCGATCGCCTGCGAGGTGAGCGCGCCGGCGGTACGGGCGGCACGGACCGAGCTGGAGCGGCTTAGCGAACGCTATCCGATTCGCATGCAGAAACTTGAACCCTTCGTATACACGGAGATCACGCCGCAGGGCGTTAAGCTCACCCTGCGCTACTTAAGCCCCGTTCGGGCCCGGCGTGTTACGGCCGATGAGATCCAACGTCGACTTTTGCAAGCGCTGCCTGAGCATCCGGGTGTGCGGCTTTTGGGCATGGCGGAGCCGCAAGGCAGCATGCAGACGGCGCGCTAG
- a CDS encoding bis-aminopropyl spermidine synthase family protein, translating into MNVRKSDPSVPKAVKTLEELLALTHRRAPVPFTHRDAERALAALLSTEDLWEAIRWSRAPMRAICAFWEALQERGLLRTTPHGLRLTPEGVAWARELGAGPPPRFYCPACEGRGVDATLLSEELRARFSRVALRRPEAVQAYDQGFVTEQTTWARVLLAWMRGDLAGKSLFVLGDDDLVSLAAALTGAPRRVLAVDIDERLVRFLRETARAEGLSCLEAVQYDLRQPLPESWIGQFDTFFTDPTESLQGLTLTLKRALLALRGTGSAGYFGLTHAESSLSKWAQVQRFLLEHGAVLTELREDFNAYAHWGYMETMRSWAWLPVRVHPKGSWYQSAWYRIELLDPPELSNEPVFGDIFQDEEAATT; encoded by the coding sequence ATGAACGTGCGCAAATCCGACCCTTCCGTCCCGAAGGCCGTAAAGACGTTAGAGGAACTGCTGGCGCTTACGCATCGGCGGGCGCCGGTACCGTTTACGCATCGCGACGCCGAGCGCGCCCTAGCGGCGCTACTCAGCACGGAAGATCTCTGGGAGGCTATCCGCTGGAGTCGAGCGCCCATGCGGGCTATATGCGCGTTCTGGGAGGCGCTGCAAGAGAGGGGCTTGCTGAGGACTACCCCGCACGGATTGCGGTTGACCCCGGAAGGCGTGGCTTGGGCGCGCGAACTGGGTGCCGGTCCGCCTCCGCGCTTTTACTGCCCCGCCTGTGAGGGTCGGGGTGTGGATGCGACGCTTTTATCCGAGGAGCTGCGCGCGCGCTTTTCCCGCGTAGCTCTCCGGAGGCCTGAGGCCGTGCAGGCTTACGATCAGGGCTTCGTTACGGAGCAAACCACCTGGGCCCGCGTTCTGCTGGCCTGGATGCGGGGCGATTTGGCGGGCAAAAGTCTTTTCGTGCTGGGCGACGATGATCTGGTGAGCCTGGCCGCGGCGCTTACGGGTGCCCCCCGTCGCGTACTGGCCGTGGACATAGACGAACGCCTGGTGCGCTTTCTGCGCGAAACAGCCCGCGCCGAAGGCCTAAGCTGTCTGGAGGCGGTGCAGTATGACCTGCGCCAACCTCTTCCGGAGTCTTGGATAGGCCAATTCGACACCTTCTTTACGGATCCCACCGAGAGCCTTCAGGGGCTGACGCTCACCCTGAAACGCGCTCTATTAGCTTTGCGCGGAACTGGATCCGCGGGCTATTTTGGGTTAACACACGCCGAATCAAGCCTGTCCAAGTGGGCTCAGGTGCAGCGCTTCTTGCTTGAACACGGAGCTGTGCTTACGGAGCTGCGCGAAGACTTCAACGCCTACGCTCATTGGGGCTACATGGAAACGATGCGCTCCTGGGCATGGCTGCCCGTTCGGGTGCACCCAAAAGGCAGCTGGTATCAGTCCGCCTGGTACCGGATCGAACTGCTAGACCCTCCGGAGCTCAGCAACGAGCCCGTCTTTGGGGATATCTTTCAAGACGAAGAGGCCGCCACCACATAA